The Sulfuricurvum sp. IAE1 DNA segment CGTTCGAGAACTTTTTTCGCCTCATCCGGGCCAAGCGCCTTATAAAGAATTTCACGGGCATAATCCAGACCGCCGGTATTAAGATACTGATTGGACTGGATGATGGCGTAGAACTCTTCGAGGACGGCGGCGCCGAGATTTTTTTCGATCGAGCGGTTGTTGGCGATGTATTTGGAAACCTCGGTGATCGCTTCGACGCTCATCCGCGAGAAAACGGTCGCGGTGACATCTTCACCCAGCTGTACCAGTAATACGGCCACTTTTTCCGCCATCGACATTTCGTCAAAATGGGCCTGTTGTTGCGGTGTGAGCGTCATGGTCCCTCCTATCGCTTGTGCATGGCACCCTCAGGTGCCGATTCCTCTTCGATCAATGCCTGAATCAAAGAGGCCAGTTCATCGGGATGCTCTTCGGCGACTTCGCGAACTTTTTCGAGAAGAACGTCGTATTTGAGCTCGTCCTCGTTGAAATTTTCGCCGATACCGAGCTGGTTTTCCACCTTTTTACGCATCTGCTGTACTTTTTCCGCCAAATCCTCGTCCTCGTCGTCGCTGATCTCGAGATTCGGTTTCTCAAATTCCTCTTCTTCACGGCTGAATTCAAGCATCCGCTCGGCAAACGGAATGATGATCTGACGGTACGCGATGTAGAGAATCAGCGCTACGAGCAGATACTTGAATACCGGGAAGAACGGCTTGAGATAGGTTTCGATAAATTCCGAAGTCTTCGATGCCGTGTCTTTGGGCTGCATCCCCTCTTTCGAAGCCTGGAACTCGAAATTGCGGACCGTCACCTGGTCTCCGCGCTGTTCATCGACTCCGATGGACTGCTTAACCAACGCATCGATCGCCTGAAGCTGCGTCTCATCGAGCGCGATGTATTCGATCTCGTCCGTCGGTTCCCCGTTGGCGTCTTTTTTGGGTTCGTATTTTCCGTCGACGACAACCGCGGCGGTCATCCGCTTGATACGGGCGAACTCCATTTTTTTGGTGGAAACGGTCTTAGAAATCTCGTAATTCGTCGTCCCCTGCGTTTTTTCGTATTTCTCGCCCGTCGTGGTGTTGCCAAGCCCTTCTGCGGGACCGATGTTGCTGACCGCTCCGGGAACGCCGCCGACCTGCGCCGGTGCAGGCCCTTCGCGTTTTTCTTCCAGTGACTGCTCGCTTCGGACAACGTTTTCGGGATCAAACGTCTCGGAGGTGGAACTTTGTTCGGAAAAATCGTATTCGATCGTCACTTTGGCGACGACGCGGTCTTTGCCGCCGATGAAAGGGGCAAGGACGTTGATGATTTTTTCTTCCTGTTTTTTCTCTTCTTTGGTTTTGAACTGCTGCTGCATCTGGGAGAGTTCGCCCATCTGAGCCGCCGCTTCGTCGTCGCCGAGTGTTTCGCCCTCAGAGTTGATCAGGGCAACGTTCTCGGGTTTGAGTTTCGGTACGGCCGAAGCGACAAGCTTTTTGATCCCGGTAATCTGTTTGGGTGTGAGCTTCCGATCGGGGTAGAGCTGCACCATGACCGATGCCGAGGGGGGAACCTCTTCGGAAACGAACAAAGTCTCTTTGGGAAGAGCAAGGCTTACGCTCGATTTTTCGACGGGTGCAAGCGAGTCGATAGACCGGGCGAGTTCCCCTTCCAGAGCACGGCGGAATTTTACTTCCTGATCAAAACTGGTCGCCCCGAATTCTTGTTTGTCGAAGAGTTCAAACCCGACGTGCCCTTCTTTGGGAATCCCCTGTGAAGCGATCGCGATCCGTTCTTTATACACCACCTCTTTGGGGACTTCGATCACATTCTCGCGGGGAACACGGTAGGGGATCTGATCTTTTTCGAGCTGCTCGATCACTTTCGCGGCATCTTGCGGGGAGAGCTGGTCAAAAAGTACCTGATAGCCGTCTTCACTCTCTTTGGTCCCGCCCGAAGTATAGACGACCAGGAACACCAAAAAAGCGACAATTCCCGCTACCGCCGCCCCGATGATGGTCTTCTGGGTACGGTTAAGCTTTCCGAAAAAAACAACGAGTTGCGAGAAAAGGGCCTTAAAATCCATTTTTACCTATGTCTACTTTTATAGCAAAGAATTCGTGAGTTCAAAAAATCGGTCGTTCTGTGCAGCGGTACCGACGGTAACGCGAATCGCGTTCAAACCGTAACTGCTTAAATCACGTACAATCATACCCTTTTTTAACAGTTCTTGCGCAATTTTCGACGAATTTTTTTCTTCAGGCAGGGATAAAGTGACGAAATTCGTATAACTTTCGATGATATCGATCCCCTTGTGTGCGGCAAAGGCTTCGTAACGCTTCATTTCCCGAAAATTGTCGGCGATACATTCGGTTACGAACGCTTCGTCTTCGAGGGCCACTGACGCCGCCTCGAGCGAAAGAGTCGTGATGTTGAACGGGGGACGCACTTTGTAAAGCGCTTCGATGATCGGAGCACGGGATATGCCGTAACCGACACGCATTCCGCCTAGGCCGTACGCTTTGGAAAACGTCCCAAGAAAAAGCACGTTATCAAAACGCGCAATCAGGTCGCGCGGTTCAACCGCTTTGGCCGGGTTTTTGAACCGGGCGTATTCCATGTACGCACCGTCGACGATGACGAGGGTATCGCTGTCGATTTTCCCGATGAACGAGAGCATCGCGTCGGCGTCGATCGCATCACCGGTCGGATTGTTGGGGGTACAGAGGAAAATGATCTGCGGCTTATGCTCGGTATAGAGGGCATAGAACTCGTCCATATCATGGACCCGCGAAGCGGTCCGGACGATCTGTGCTCCCACCTGTTTGGCATAAATTTCGTACATTGCGAACGTAACGCTGTTCATCAGCACTTTCGCTCCCGGATGCGCTTTGGCATGGACAGCGAATTCGATGACCTGGTCACTCCCCGCACCGATGACCAGTTCTTTGGGATCGATACCGTATTTGGCCGCCAGGGCGGTTTTGAGTTTGAGCATCGAATCGTCGGGGTAAAGAGCCATGTTGTCGATGATCGAGCGCACCGCTTCTTTGACCTTCGGAGAACACCCGAAGGGGTTCTCGTTACTGGCGAGCTTGACGATCTGATCGGGGGCAATGCCGTATTCGCGCACTACCAGTTCGATCGGTTTTCCCGCTTCGTACGTTTTGATACTGTCCAATGTCGTGTTAAAAGTCATAATTCTCCCTTGACGTAGCTTCCCAGCCACGTTACTTCATCTTCGTGTTTTTGAATCACTTCCTGAATGCGCGGTTCGTCGATATGCCCGAAGAAATCGATGAAGAACCAGTACCCGAAACCGTCGTTGTCGCGCGAAGGGCGGCTTTCGATCTTGCTCAGGTTGATCTGGGCGTTATTGAAATCTTCGAGGAAATGGACCAGCGCTCCCGCCCGCTGGGCATCTTTGAGACGGACCAGAATCGAGGTCTTGTCTTCGCCGCTGAGACCGTTTTTGAAATCGCTGAGGATAAAAAAACGGGTCGCATTGTTGTGCGTATCTTCAATGTTCTCGAACAGCGTCGGGACGCGATAGAGTTTCGCCGCGATGTGGGAACAGATCGCGGCCGCCTCGGGATCTTTAGAGGCGAGGATCGCCGCCTTCGCCGTTGATTCGACCGGGATGTGCTCCACCGTATCGAGCCCGTGTTCGAGGAGGAACTCGCGGCATTGGCCGAATCCTTTGTCTTTGGAATAGATCCGTTTGATATGGTGGATCTTTTCGGCTTTTGTCGCGAACGCCATGTGAATCGGCATATAGAGTTCGGCAACGATTTTCACCGTGCTTTTCCCCAGAAGATCGAGGGTCTCCCCGACAACGCCGTCACGGCTGTTTTCGATCGGAACGACGCCGAATTTCGCCCGTCCCGCTTCGAGCGTTTTAAACACCGCGTCGATCGAACCGAGTGAAAGGTAATCGCTCATTGCCCCGAAACGCGATTCGGCCGCCTGGTGGGTAAAACTCCCCTCCGGCCCCAGGTAGGCGATCCGTTCGGGGAGTTCGAGATTGCGAGACACGGCGAAAATCTCGAGAAAAACCGCTTCGATCGCCTGACGATTCAGCAACCCTCCCGACTCTTCGCTCATGCGGGTGAGACGGTCGATGATCGCTTTTTCCCTTTCGGGACGGTAAATCGCCGTATTGCTTTCATGCTTGATCTCCCCGACACGGCGAACGACTTCCATCCGGCGATTGAGCAATTCGACGACGGCGTTATCGATTTCGTCGATTCTCGCTCTGCATTCTTCAAGTGTATTCATAGGTTCTCCAATACTTCCTGCATATCAGAATAGACGGCACCCGGACGTTCGGCGGGGTCGAGCGAGGGCAATATCTCATCCGCGTTGCGGATTTTTCCGCTCAGGACGAACACCCCTTTCATCCCCAGTTTCTGCGCACCGACCAGATCCCCTTTGACGTCGTCGCTGATGATAGTGATATCCTCGTAGCGAGCTTGCGGAGACTGAAGGCGGATACGGCGCAACGCCTCGGCGAAAAACGGTCCGCTCGGTTTTCCGACGACCGTGTAGGGAGTGGAAGTGGCGAATTCGAGCATTTTGAGAATCGCCCCTACCCCCGGATAGCGTTTGTGATTTTTGACGTAAAGCGAGGTTTCGTGCATACCGATCAGACGTGCCCCAGAAAGGAGGAATTCGATCATCTGCGCGTATTCGTCGGCGCCGAAATTTTCTTTGATCGCGATCAAAACGGCATCGGGACGGACGTAATCGAGCGTGTACCCCATCGAACGGACGACATTCAAAAACGGCTCCGAACCGTAGGCCGCAATTTTTTCGCTTTTGTCGATGCAGCCCTCAAGCATCATCAGGGGATCGAGGTATTTTTCAGGGGAAATCGCCAGCCCGATCGAACGGAGGTATCCCAAAAACTCGTCACTGGGGTTTTTCGTACTGTTGGTAATGACCATATACGGGATCCCCTGCGCATTAAGGCGATCGATAAACGCAACGGCACCCCGTACGGGTTGCTTGGTATTGTCCTCGATCAGCGTCCCCTGCACATCGATAAAATACATCGGGCCTTCCTACAGGTAATCGCGCTCGCACGCAATGACGTCATCAAAGGTCTCACGGCGGCGGATCAGTCGTTCTTTGCCTCCCTCGATGGCGACTTCCGCGGAACGTCCGCGGGTGTTATAGTTACTGCCCATTCCGAAACCGTACGCCCCGGCGCTGTGGACCAGCAGCAGATCGTTATGTTCCATCGGGGGAAGCGGATAGTTTTTCGCAAGGAAATCGCCGCTTTCGCATACCGGTCCGACAACATCCGCGGCATTCTCTTCCCCTGTTTTTCCGAGTGCCTCAATGCGATGATACGCTTTATAGAGGCTGGGACGGATCAGGTCGTTCATTGCCCCGTCCACGACGACGAAACGTTTCTCACCGTTGCGTTTTTCGTACAAAACCTTGGTCAGGAAATAGCCCGCGTTGGCCGTGAGGAAACGGCCCGGTTCACATACGACGGTGACATCCAGCCCCCGCAGCGCCGAAAGAACCGCTTGGGCGTAATCGTACGGTGCGATCGTCGTTTCGTCGTTGTAGCGAACCCCAAGACCGCCTCCGATATCGAAAAACTTCAATTCGATGTCGATCGCCTGCAGCGAACGGAGCAGATCGGCGACGATAACGGCCGCTTCGTAGATCGGTTCGAGTTCGGTAAGCTGGCTGCCGATATGGAAATGAATCCCGACCGGATCAAGGGAGGGAGCATTTTTGGCCTGGATATACATCCGCTTTGCCGCATCAATCTCAACACCGAACTTGTTGTCGTGCAACCCCGTCGAAATGTAGGGATGGGTTTTGGGATCGATATTGGGATTGACCCGGATACTGATCCGTGCGGTTGTGCCCAATTCCGCCGCAATCGCTTCGACACGGGAGAGCTCCGCTTCGCTTTCGACGTTGATGTAGAGGATATCGGCTTCGATCGCTTCGCGGATCTCATCGTCGCGTTTCCCGACCCCGCTGAAGAGAATACGGTATTTCGGGACGCCCGCCATCAAAGCGCGGCGAACTTCGCCGATCGATACGCAGTCCGCGCCCGCTCCCAGCTGTGCGAAATGTTTGACGACGCTGAGATTGGAGTTGGCTTTCACCGCGTAAGCCAGAATCGACTTGCGCCCGCGGAACGCCTCTTTCAGAGATTCAAACTGCGCGCTCATCGCGTCGAAATCGTAAACATACAGAGGTGTGCCGTACGTTTGGGCCAAAGCTTTGAAATCGGTCACCGTTATCCTTTTCTCATTTAATTTGGTCGCGATTTTACCCTAACTCTCCTTAGGGGACTTCCAACACGCCAGAGCATAAACGCAAAGAGAAAGGCGACGGGAGCTACGACGCCGATGAGAGGGGGGAGGGTTTTGTTGTTCGAAAGCTCTCCCATCATAAACAAAAATCCCCACACCAGCAGCGTTGCGAGGATGGCTCCGAAACTAAATACCGACAGGTTCAGAAACCGGGCGCTGATAGGAGCATAAGAGAAAAAAATCACGATCAGCATCACCGCAAACCACGGCGTCACGAAAATTCGGAACATCGCACTTTCGATTTTGCCGACGTCGACGTTCTGGTTCTCAAGCAGCGCCAGCGCTTCGAACCCGTCGACGATCGTAAAATTGGCTTTTCCTTCGTATACCTGGTCAAGTATTTTCGGTTTGAAATCTTTCAGCGCGCGGACGTTCGTCCGGTCTTCGGTGACGATCCCCGAAGCCTCAAGCGCCAGACTTTCGGGGGGGCGGATGACATGGGCCCTTTTCATATTCCAGTAGCCGTTGTCGTAGACCGCTTCCGAAGCACTGAGAACCTCTTTAAGTCGGCCGTTTTCAAACGTAAAAATACGGATCTTTTCGGCTTTTCGGGTGAGCGGATAGAGGTTACCGAAATAGACATAGTTCCCTTCGTGGGTAAAAAAGAGGTTACTGGTGGGGCGGATAAACTGCGACGTCTCACGCAGGTTGTTCGCAAATTCGTTGGCCCGGGCGAAATTCGTGGCGTGCAGGGCGATGTGAATCCCCACCATCAAAACGGCTACGCTGATAAACGGGGCCAGGATGCGCCGCTTAGAATACCCGATCGCATAATAGGCCGCCAGCGCGTTGGAGCGGACCATTTCCACCGACGTCGCGATCATCGCGAAGACCAAAGAGATCGGCAGCATCATGTCGACGGCGTAAAAAGCCTTGTACATGATATAGATCAATACGAGGTTGGCGGAGTCGGGAAGTTCCGAAGCGTTTTCCATCAGGTCGAATCCGACCATGAAACTCCCCAGAGCGATCAGTATGATAAAGAAATAGCGCAGGTACAAAAGCGATAAAGTCGTAAAAGCGAGCATAAAAACCCAATGTCAAAAAGTTAGGCTTTATTGTATCCAAACGAAGCTATAAAACTCACATTCCCTTGAGGGAGCATTTGGAAGCCACCTCGGCACAATCTGTTTTGAGCAGCATTTCAACGGCATCCGCCGCTTTCGCGATCCATTCGGGAAGCGAAACGCTCTCTTCGGCGCTGAACGCATGGAGAACGTAATCGGCTACCTGCGATTTGTGTTCTGGTTTGCCGATTCCCATCCGGACGCGGATATATTCAGGCCCGATCGCCGCATCGGTGGACTTGAGGCCGTTATGCCCTCCGTGGCCGCCCCCTTTTTTGAAACGGAGTGCGCCGAAGGGAAGGTCAAGATCGTCATGAATAACGATCACGTCGTCGATTTTATAAAAATTTTTGACGGCCAGGACCGATTTGCCGGAGAGATTCATGTAGGTAGTGGGTTTGAGGAGAAAATGTTCCCCCATTTTAAACAGCTCCCCTTCGAAGGAGCTCTTTGAAACGGGTTGAACGCTGCGGCGACCGCAAAGCTCATCGATTACCATAAACCCGACGTTGTGACGGGTACGCTCATACGCCGGGCCGGGATTGCCCAGACCGACGATCAGCATGATTATTTCGCTTTGATAACGCTCAGAACCGATACACGGTCTGAATCGGTGAATTTCACGTTTTCCATTACCGGGAGGTCACGTACGAGGACGGAATCGCCCAGGTCAAGAGGAGAAACATCGATTTCGATCGCGTTGGGGAGGTTTTCGATTGCCGCTTTAACGCGAAGGCGTTTTTTAGCAACATAGAGCATCCCTTTGTTTTTCAAACCGACCGGGCTTCCGAACGGTTTAACCGGTACATGATAATGGGTGACGACACCCGGCTGAGCTACCATCAGATCAACGTGCAACAGGTTTCCTGAAACCGGGTGAGACTCATACCCCTGAACGACGACGTTCATCTCTTTTCCGCCGACGTTAACGGGGAACGCTACGGTTTCTTTGTTGCGAACGGTACGGATGAAGTCGTTCATTTTGAACGCGGCGTGAACGTTTTCAAGCCCTTTTCCGTAGATGTTGGCAATGAGATAACCATCACGGCGGTACGCTTTTGTCGCGCTTTTGCCAATACTCTCTCTTACAATGCCTTCTAGCATAATCATGTCCTTCAAAATAAAATGGGACGGATTATACTTAAAAAAAGCTTGTGTTATCCTAAAACTTTTGGCTCGATATCAGCGTTTGAGCCCGATATAGTCTTCTTCGCGGAACTCTTTGGGAGAATCGTCGACGCCCAGCTTATCTTTGTCCACTTTCGAGCTCAGCCCTTCCATTTTGAGCTTGAGATCCGATGACGACGTCGCATACGACAACGCCTCCTCGCGGCTGATACGCCCCGCCTGGTACAAGTCAAGAAGTGCCTGGTCGAACGTCTGCGACTTGTAGAGTTCTTTACCCTCCGCGATCGTATCGGGAATTTCGATATCGCGGTTTTCCGCAATCAGCTGCTCGATCCGCGGGGTGCGGACCAAAACTTCCAGGGCGGCTACCCGTTTTCCCTCTACCGTCGGGACCAGTCGCTGCGAGATGACCCCTTTGAGTACCGACGCAAGCGTCATCCTTACCCGATTCTGTTCTTCATGCGGGAATACCGAGATAATACGGTTCACCGTCTCTTTGGCATCAAGGGTATGAAGCGTCGAGAAAACCAGGTGACCCGTATCGGCCGCGTGCAGTGCTATTTCGATTGTCTCGACGTCACGCATTTCGCCGACGAGGATGATATCGGGGTCTTCCCGCAGGGCCGCGCGCAGAGCCGAACTGAAACTCCGGGTATCCTGCCCGACGCTGCGCTGGTTGATAATGCATTTACGGTCTTTATGGACGAATTCGATCGGGTCCTCGATCGTGATAATGTGCTTGCGGCGGTTGTTGTTGATTTCGTCGATAATCGCCGCCAGTGTCGTCGATTTACCGCTCCCGGTAACCCCCGTGACCAGAACCAGTCCCCGTTCGATCTGGGTAAAACTATGCACGACTTCGGGCATATTGAGCTGATCGATAGTCAGAATCTTGACCGGGATCAGACGGAAAACGGCCGAGATCCCCTCCATCTGGAAAAAGATATTGATACGAAAACGGGTGTTTTCGTCAAACGGATACACCAGGTCGAGCTCTTTTTTCTCGACCAGCTCGGGGAAGCGGGTACGAAGGAGTTCTTTGGCAAAAATCAAAGCATCGTCTTTGGAAAGGATTTCGCCTGAAAGCGGCACGATATCGCCGTTGATCCGCGCCCGGACCACCGAATTTGCCTTGACGTGAAGATCGCTTCCTCCCGCTTCAACCATCCGCCGAAGATAGCCGCGGATCTTTTTCAAAACCTCGAAATTGAGCTGATTGACGTCGACTTGATGCAGACGTTGGATCTGTTCGTTCATGTCCGGGTTACTCCAGTGCGCTTAGAATCTCGTTAAATGCGATCTTGAAGGCTTCGAGCCCCTCTCGGATCTGTTCATCGATAATAGTTTCCATCGATATTCCCGCCGCCGCAACGGCGTTCATATGGTCCAGTATCGTCGATTCCGTCAGCGGCAGCTTCATCGTTCGGTCACCTCCACGGACATACGCCTCGATGGTCGCCACGGGGGCAGTGTTGACGCTTCCGGGCGCCAGCAGTTCGTCGACGTAATACGAAGGGCGCATATCCTCCCCTTTGACTCCGGTACTGGCGAACAGTACCCGGCATTTGGGAACGCCGAGCGCTTCGACGCGGTTGTAGATGTCCGCAGCGTTCATGATCCCCGTCAGTCCTTGCGCTACTTCTTTGGAAGCGAGTGTACCGTCGATCGCACGGTCGATCCGGCTCACAAATACGCTGATGACCGTATCAACCGTTTCGGAAGCTTTCGCCGCCGCACGTTCGAACGCACGGGCGCAGGCAAGTGCCTGAGCGACCGAAAAAATCAGGGTCGCATTAACGGGGATACCCCGTGATGCCAACGCTTCCATCGCCGCGTATCCCGCTTCCGTCGCCGGGACCTTGATCATCACGTTGGGCCGGCCGATCGTCGTATGCAACCGGATCCCTTCGCTGATCGTCCCCTCCGCATCATCGCACAAAAACGGATCGACCTCGATACTGACGTAACCGTCGTCTCCCGCTTCGTAGAGGGGGCGCAGGATATCGGCCGCTTTTTGGATATCGTACACGGCCAGGGCCTCGTATTTCTCTTTTGCCGAAAGTCCGTTCAGCTCCGACAACTGTTCCTTGTACGCCGGAGAAGTCAAAATCGCACTTTTGAAAATCGCGGGGTTCGACGTGGCACCGTTGATAATCCCCCGTGAAATGAGCTCTTTGAACCCTTCATCCAGAAAAGTCCGCTCGATGAAATCGGCCCACAGGGCAAAACGTGATTCGGCAATGTACATAAAAAAGGCTCCCTAACGCAATGTGAAGTTATTATGCCCAAAAAGAGCTAAAAATAGAGGTTCGTCCCGATCCGTATCCGCTTTTCACACGCATGCTGATCGTGTACTTCATAGGCGGCGAACAGATTCCCCCCGGGACTCCACTGCCACAGGTGCGACAGCGAAATCTTCGTCTTCCAGGGAGCTTCGATGTAACCAATCCGGCTAAATTCGAACGACGTTTTCATCCGCCCGATCCAGTTGATGCCGCCCCCCGCACTCAACCCGATCCCCACATCGGCATCGAATCCTAGCCGCACCTCGGGTTCGCTCAGCAAATAACCGTAAAGACGATCATCGCCCAACGCCGCCCCGGCACCGACACGGGTGACGAAACTGAGGCGGTCTCCCCCGTACTCACGATCCCACCCGCTTTTCATCCGCCATGAAAAAGGTTTGAAAAAGCGGCTCACCGGAGCGACCGACGCAAGCGAAAGGAGGGTGAACTTTTCGAGCTCCGCTTTTGAATCCTCGATCCCCACTAGGGTATCGAGAAATTCGATTTGCGCTCCACTCAGATGCCCCGTATCGTCTTCTTCCAGATCGTGGAACGCCGGCCGCCATCCGATCAGCATAGGGGAGCGTTCGTCGCTCCACCCTTTGGCCAGTCGGATGCGGGCGGCATTGTGGGCCGTGTCGGGATTGGCTTTTTCACGGTGTGCCAAAGATTCCCCTTTCCCTAACAAGGCGCGCTGGGAGAGGAGCCCATGGTAACGTTTGGCATACACTTCTTTAGATATTTTTCCTTCGATGTAACGGTATTCGACGAGTTCGGCCGCCGCTTCGAGAACGTAGCGGCGTTCCTGCATCGGTATACCCGATATTTCAGGATCATCGGGATTCATTGATCCTTCTTGCAACGCATGTACCGCCGCAATTTCCTGTGCGGAAAGGCGACGTTCGTATTCGAGCAGCTTCGTCCGTTTGGAGGGACGGTAGTGTTTGGCTTTCACCAGCCCTTCGGCTTCGAACGCGCGTACCGTCTCAGGGGGGATCACGTAATAAAAGAAATGTTCGCGCAATCGTACGCTCGGTCGGGCCACTTCGGTCAGCCAAAGCATGTGATACGAGCAATTCTCGTCGAAAAAATAGTACCACGAATTGATCCGCTGAAGTTCCCAGATATGGCGAACCATCGCCATTACCTCATCGCGGGTAAGATTCAGATCGTATTCCCACACGTCACGGGTTTCGGTATCCCGGTACTCTTTAAGTTTTTCGTAATAGGGCAACATCGAATAATAGCCGTAGTACCCGCCGAAGAGCCCTTTGTAGGCGAAGAGCAATCCGTTGGTATCCTGGGTGTGGGCCGCATAATTGATGGCGTACGACATCAGTTTGCTTTCCATCGACGAATCGAT contains these protein-coding regions:
- a CDS encoding DUF4105 domain-containing protein, which encodes MPLLVFLCAMSLAVWGMPTDKLIALSRDMNLSETRYWHLLMHAPQEESEIDDPAFFLSPLGKNDPRSELEATIRHLNEDANRSDESPFCRFPARRAWLEKELGVSFGGGECGEYETLLEKLDPQTVTLVFPSAHINSPASMFGHTFLRIDSSMESKLMSYAINYAAHTQDTNGLLFAYKGLFGGYYGYYSMLPYYEKLKEYRDTETRDVWEYDLNLTRDEVMAMVRHIWELQRINSWYYFFDENCSYHMLWLTEVARPSVRLREHFFYYVIPPETVRAFEAEGLVKAKHYRPSKRTKLLEYERRLSAQEIAAVHALQEGSMNPDDPEISGIPMQERRYVLEAAAELVEYRYIEGKISKEVYAKRYHGLLSQRALLGKGESLAHREKANPDTAHNAARIRLAKGWSDERSPMLIGWRPAFHDLEEDDTGHLSGAQIEFLDTLVGIEDSKAELEKFTLLSLASVAPVSRFFKPFSWRMKSGWDREYGGDRLSFVTRVGAGAALGDDRLYGYLLSEPEVRLGFDADVGIGLSAGGGINWIGRMKTSFEFSRIGYIEAPWKTKISLSHLWQWSPGGNLFAAYEVHDQHACEKRIRIGTNLYF
- a CDS encoding transaldolase, whose amino-acid sequence is MYIAESRFALWADFIERTFLDEGFKELISRGIINGATSNPAIFKSAILTSPAYKEQLSELNGLSAKEKYEALAVYDIQKAADILRPLYEAGDDGYVSIEVDPFLCDDAEGTISEGIRLHTTIGRPNVMIKVPATEAGYAAMEALASRGIPVNATLIFSVAQALACARAFERAAAKASETVDTVISVFVSRIDRAIDGTLASKEVAQGLTGIMNAADIYNRVEALGVPKCRVLFASTGVKGEDMRPSYYVDELLAPGSVNTAPVATIEAYVRGGDRTMKLPLTESTILDHMNAVAAAGISMETIIDEQIREGLEAFKIAFNEILSALE